From Dreissena polymorpha isolate Duluth1 chromosome 15, UMN_Dpol_1.0, whole genome shotgun sequence, a single genomic window includes:
- the LOC127860911 gene encoding tigger transposable element-derived protein 4-like, with protein MGVGKTQIQSVMKRKRDIIEEYEGDGNLQTKRPRKATEYDDLNDLVHKWFLDATGRHVNISGPLLKERALKFAAELGLASFKASNGWLDSFLRRHNIVFKTRTGERAEVDPVVVDDWKKRLPTICEGYQPCDIYNMDETGLFYKQSTSATFFKKGETCAGGKMAKERITVGLCASVTGDKLPPIIIGKSKKTRCFGSVTPDKLPIRYYNNKKAWMTTGIMEDWLKWFDRRMRHARRHVILFIDNAPSHPRITLTNIKLQFLPPNTTSVIQPMDQGIIQTMKLKYRKRQLQHVMMELERSSATTGPQILKEVNILQAIYWVISAWKETTTETIGKCFAKCGFMSDSEKSASASDSEKCADDITSDKSDKSECDDVEDDLPLIMHKLAHDLFGCEVKDLINIDRDFTTCATDMDEWKKSAPEILQEDGCDEEDDTNPTEEEATTSETTLSMSEVVEMSRKLKDWAVKKGHHDLLATLMEASNQIGDIAMNGEKVKQTKIEDFFFRPS; from the exons ATGGGTGTTGGCAAGACACAAATACAGTCGGTGATGAAAAGAAAACGAGACATTATTGAAGAGTATGAAGGGGACGGTAATCTACAAACCAAGCGTCCGCGGAAAGCCACAGAATATGACGATCTAAATGACCTTGTTCACAAGTGGTTCTTAGATGCTACTGGGCGTCACGTGAACATATCAGGACCACTCCTGAAAGAACGGGCGCTCAAGTTCGCAGCAGAATTGGGGTTAGCGTCGTTCAAGGCATCAAATGGGTGGCTCGACTCATTCCTAAGACGCCATAACATTGTATTCAAAACACGGACGGGTGAGAGAGCGGAGGTGGATCCAGTCGTAGTGGATGACTGGAAAAAGCGTCTACCAACAATCTGCGAAGGTTATCAACCGTGTGACATCTATAACATGGATGAAACAGGATTATTCTACAAACAAAGCACaag tgcGACGTTCTTCAAGAAAGGCGAGACATGTGCCGGCGGGAAGATGGCGAAGGAGCGCATCACTGTGGGTTTATGTGCCTCGGTAACGGGAGATAAGCTGCCCCCAATCATCATCGGGAAATCAAAAAAAACGAGATGTTTTGGGTCAGTTACTCCCGACAAATTGCCGATACGGtattacaacaacaaaaaggCGTGGATGACGACCGGGATAATGGAAGACTGGCTGAAGTGGTTTGATCGGCGGATGCGACATGCCAGAAGACACGTCATATTATTCATAGACAACGCACCATCACACCCTCGCATCACACTAACCAACATCAAGCTACAGTTCCTTCCTCCAAACACAACATCAGTTATACAACCCATGGACCAAGGGATCATACAGACAATGAAGCTAAAGTACAGAAAACGTCAACTACAACACGTGATGATGGAGCTGGAAAGATCGTCGGCGACCACTGGACCTCAAATTCTGAAAGAGGTTAACATCCTTCAAGCTATCTACTGGGTCATCAGTGCATGGAAGGAGACAACGACGGAGACGATCGGCAAGTGTTTCGCAAAATGCGGATTCATGAGTGACAGTGAAAAAAGTGCTAGTGCTAGTGACAGTGAAAAATGTGCAGATGACATTACAAGTGACAAAAGTGACAAAAGTGAATGTGATGATGTTGAGGACGACTTGCCTCTCATCATGCACAAATTAGCACATGATTTATTTGGGTGTGAAGTGAAGGACCTCATCAACATTGACAGGGACTTCACAACATGCGCAACGGACATGGACGAATGGAAGAAGTCAGCACCGGAAATTCTACAAGAAGATGGATGTGACGAGGAAGATGACACCAACCCAACAGAAGAGGAAGCGACGACATCAGAAACAACACTCTCCATGAGTGAGGTAGTGGAAATGAGCAGAAAACTGAAGGACTGGGCAGTGAAGAAAGGGCACCATGATCTACTAGCGACATTGATGGAAGCCAGCAACCAGATAGGGGATATAGCCATGAATGGAGAGAAGGTGAAACAGACCAAGATTGAGGATTTCTTTTTCAGGCCATCTTAA